From the genome of Candidatus Neomarinimicrobiota bacterium:
GGAAAGCAACACTTTGAATACCTTCGCTCGCCTCAACCACAATGCTTCCTACTTGGTCTCCTTGTGAAGTGTGTGTGTCCTGCAGCCGGGACAGTATTTCTTATAAGTGACACGATCCGGGTGCAGGTGCTTA
Proteins encoded in this window:
- the rpmG gene encoding 50S ribosomal protein L33 — its product is MGGNSKRDLLTLECPECHRRNYTMSKNKHLHPDRVTYKKYCPGCRTHTLHKETK